A DNA window from Bradyrhizobium barranii subsp. barranii contains the following coding sequences:
- a CDS encoding response regulator yields the protein MFRIDFNKLRFLVCDDNPHMRRILRTLLHSFGAREVYEAEDGATALEMYSHYVPDIVITDWAMPIFDGLELAQMIRQPESKGNPYAPIIMLTGHSEKRRVTVARDAGVTEFLAKPISAKGLYQRILNVVANPRPFIKTKTYFGPDRRRNTNSAYMGPERRVGEKHEVLQQPSLLDKARSSI from the coding sequence ATGTTCCGCATCGATTTCAACAAGCTGCGCTTCCTCGTCTGCGACGACAATCCGCACATGCGCCGCATCCTGCGGACGCTGCTGCACTCCTTCGGCGCGCGCGAGGTTTACGAGGCCGAGGACGGCGCCACCGCGCTGGAAATGTACAGCCATTACGTGCCCGACATCGTCATCACCGACTGGGCGATGCCGATCTTCGACGGGCTCGAGCTCGCGCAGATGATCCGGCAGCCGGAATCCAAGGGCAATCCCTACGCGCCGATCATCATGCTGACCGGTCATTCCGAGAAACGCCGCGTCACGGTCGCGCGCGATGCCGGCGTCACCGAATTCCTGGCCAAGCCGATCTCCGCCAAGGGCCTCTACCAGCGCATCCTCAACGTCGTCGCCAATCCCCGGCCCTTCATCAAGACCAAGACCTATTTCGGTCCGGACCGACGCCGCAACACCAACTCCGCCTATATGGGCCCCGAGCGCCGCGTCGGCGAAAAGCACGAGGTGCTCCAGCAACCCTCGCTGCTCGACAAGGCTCGTTCCTCCATCTAG
- a CDS encoding Hpt domain-containing protein: MAKNGAKDIEVTAFATHQVITQPNPLRKVLRRVEEKDLDDPVARAEQALAGLSSEFKDWMTTEVNRLSAAYVAVRHEGFTKERRDELFRAAHDIKGDAATFGYPAAAGVAESLCRVIEHAPDLDKVPAELFTHHINAILAIVHENTKLDSISVSAELSRRLRKVADDYLAHANRDRPEHLEVILAPSIVPAE; this comes from the coding sequence ATGGCGAAGAACGGCGCAAAGGACATCGAGGTCACGGCCTTCGCCACGCACCAAGTGATCACGCAGCCCAATCCGCTGCGCAAGGTTCTGCGCCGTGTCGAAGAAAAGGACCTGGACGATCCGGTCGCCCGCGCCGAGCAGGCGCTCGCGGGCCTCTCCAGTGAGTTCAAGGACTGGATGACGACCGAGGTCAATCGTCTGTCGGCCGCTTACGTCGCTGTTCGCCATGAGGGCTTCACCAAGGAGCGGCGCGACGAGCTGTTCCGCGCCGCGCATGACATCAAGGGCGACGCTGCGACGTTCGGCTATCCGGCGGCGGCGGGAGTTGCGGAGAGCCTGTGCCGCGTCATCGAGCACGCGCCCGATCTCGACAAGGTGCCGGCCGAGCTGTTCACGCACCACATCAACGCCATCCTCGCCATCGTGCATGAAAACACCAAGCTCGACAGCATCAGCGTCTCGGCCGAGCTCAGCCGCCGCCTGCGCAAGGTCGCCGACGACTACCTCGCCCACGCCAACCGCGACCGCCCCGAGCATCTCGAGGTGATTTTGGCACCGAGCATCGTGCCGGCGGAGTAG
- a CDS encoding DUF2336 domain-containing protein translates to MIVRQFINWIRTAPAGERAEATRALARAWLISDLSHDDRIAAEGALLMLLDDPSPLVRQAMAEAFARSTDAPASIVRALSADQPTVALPVLEHSPLLIDADLVDIVATGNDEVQCAVARRIALPVSVCAAIAEVGCAAAALELIENPHAELAPFSWNRIVERHGHLAAIREAMLVLEDLPAATRAALVAKLSETLAQFVVARNWLSADRAERITVEARDRSTMNIAARSRGEDMQGLVRHLRITGQLTAGLILRALLSSNLDLFDAALAELADLPLARVCALLHDRGGNSLHALLRRAGLPEATFAAFQVALDACHEQGFVDTDDGAARLRRRMVERVLTHCETDRGATEPLMVLLRRFATESAREEARLFCDELVADDALDPIYDDLIAA, encoded by the coding sequence ATGATTGTTCGGCAGTTCATCAATTGGATCAGGACGGCGCCCGCCGGCGAGCGGGCCGAGGCGACGCGGGCATTGGCCCGGGCCTGGCTGATCTCAGACCTTTCCCATGACGACCGTATCGCGGCCGAAGGCGCGCTCCTGATGCTGCTCGACGATCCCTCGCCGCTGGTGCGGCAGGCGATGGCCGAGGCCTTTGCGCGCAGCACGGATGCGCCGGCGTCGATCGTGCGGGCGCTGTCGGCGGACCAGCCGACCGTCGCGCTGCCCGTGCTCGAACATTCGCCGCTGCTGATCGACGCCGATCTCGTCGACATCGTCGCAACCGGCAATGACGAGGTGCAATGCGCGGTCGCCCGCCGCATCGCGTTGCCGGTGTCGGTCTGCGCCGCCATCGCCGAAGTCGGCTGCGCGGCGGCAGCCCTCGAGCTGATCGAAAATCCCCACGCCGAGCTCGCGCCGTTCTCCTGGAATCGCATCGTCGAGCGCCACGGCCATCTCGCCGCGATCCGCGAGGCGATGCTGGTGCTTGAGGATCTGCCGGCCGCGACGCGCGCCGCTCTGGTGGCCAAGCTCTCCGAGACCCTTGCACAATTCGTGGTGGCGCGGAACTGGCTGAGCGCCGATCGTGCCGAGCGCATCACGGTCGAGGCGCGCGACCGCTCGACCATGAACATCGCAGCGCGCTCGCGCGGCGAGGACATGCAGGGCCTCGTGCGCCACCTGCGCATCACGGGCCAGCTCACCGCCGGCCTCATCCTGCGCGCGCTGCTGTCGAGCAATCTCGATCTGTTCGACGCGGCACTCGCCGAACTCGCCGACCTGCCGCTGGCACGCGTCTGTGCGCTGCTGCACGACCGTGGCGGCAACAGCCTGCACGCGCTGCTCCGCCGCGCCGGACTTCCCGAGGCGACCTTCGCGGCGTTCCAGGTCGCACTCGATGCCTGCCACGAGCAAGGTTTTGTCGATACCGATGATGGCGCGGCGCGGCTGCGCCGGCGCATGGTCGAGCGCGTGCTCACCCATTGCGAGACCGACCGCGGCGCGACCGAACCGCTGATGGTCCTGCTCCGCCGCTTCGCCACGGAATCCGCGCGCGAAGAGGCAAGGTTGTTCTGCGACGAGCTCGTCGCGGATGACGCGCTCGATCCGATCTATGACGACCTGATCGCGGCGTAG
- a CDS encoding lytic transglycosylase domain-containing protein → MSVDNSSASQTTGLDPSRARVAGAIKQVSNRTGVSFQYMLTTAKMESDFDPTAGATTSSAHGLYQFIDQTWLGTVKEAGTQLGYGNYSDAITRTSSGGYAVDDPAMKRSIMKLRDDPEAASTMAAALTQSNSFKLTGLLGRRPSDSELYMAHFMGLGGAAKLIANAEDNPQAVGARLFPNAASANRSIFYARDGRARSVSEVYSVLDARYASAANSKTTRSAMAMYGDSPSTTQVASANGVQPTAPVIDNAAYLQTFPEARGVTPVSATSSSTAADNTPITPAFRSIYQPGDTTQPVSTTVQKLWGNNASLASIASATPDVRPPQPLDLFSDRSGTFSS, encoded by the coding sequence ATGTCGGTCGACAATTCCAGCGCCTCTCAGACGACGGGTCTCGATCCGTCGCGGGCACGCGTCGCCGGCGCGATCAAGCAGGTCTCCAACCGGACGGGCGTCAGCTTCCAGTACATGCTGACGACCGCCAAGATGGAATCGGATTTCGATCCGACGGCGGGAGCCACCACGTCGTCCGCCCACGGGCTCTACCAGTTCATCGACCAGACCTGGCTGGGTACGGTGAAGGAGGCGGGCACCCAGCTCGGCTATGGCAATTATTCCGACGCCATCACCAGGACGTCGTCGGGCGGCTACGCGGTCGATGATCCCGCCATGAAGCGGTCGATCATGAAGCTGCGCGACGATCCGGAAGCCGCCTCCACCATGGCCGCAGCGCTGACGCAGTCGAACAGTTTCAAGCTCACCGGACTGCTCGGCCGCAGGCCGTCTGACAGCGAACTCTACATGGCGCATTTCATGGGTCTCGGCGGCGCCGCAAAGCTGATCGCCAATGCCGAGGACAATCCGCAAGCGGTCGGCGCGCGGCTGTTTCCTAATGCGGCCTCCGCCAACCGCTCGATCTTCTACGCCAGGGACGGCCGCGCACGCAGCGTCTCCGAGGTCTATTCGGTGCTCGACGCGCGCTACGCCAGCGCGGCGAATTCGAAAACGACCCGCAGCGCAATGGCGATGTATGGCGACTCGCCATCCACGACGCAGGTCGCAAGTGCCAACGGCGTGCAGCCCACCGCGCCTGTCATCGACAACGCCGCTTATCTGCAGACCTTTCCGGAGGCGCGCGGCGTGACGCCGGTGAGTGCGACGTCGTCGTCAACGGCTGCGGACAACACGCCGATCACGCCCGCATTCCGCTCGATCTATCAGCCCGGCGATACCACGCAGCCGGTTTCGACCACGGTGCAGAAATTGTGGGGCAACAACGCCTCGCTTGCTTCGATCGCATCGGCGACGCCTGACGTGCGCCCGCCGCAACCGCTCGATCTCTTCAGCGATCGCAGCGGTACGTTCTCGAGCTGA
- the hisI gene encoding phosphoribosyl-AMP cyclohydrolase — protein sequence MSAHSHEIEEGLAFLPRFDAAGLVTCVATDVATGDVLMVAHMNDEALRKTIATGEAWYFSRSRNALWRKGETSGQTQRVVEIRTDCDQDAVWIRVEQIGAACHTGRRSCFYRKVEAEGGGAKLVFVDADRLFDPDAVYKK from the coding sequence GTGTCCGCTCACTCCCATGAGATCGAGGAAGGCCTCGCCTTCCTGCCCAGGTTCGACGCTGCCGGCCTCGTGACCTGCGTGGCGACCGACGTTGCCACCGGTGATGTGCTCATGGTCGCGCACATGAACGACGAGGCGCTGCGCAAGACGATTGCGACCGGCGAGGCCTGGTACTTCAGCCGATCGCGCAATGCCTTGTGGCGAAAAGGTGAGACGTCGGGTCAGACCCAGCGCGTGGTCGAGATCCGCACCGATTGCGACCAGGACGCGGTCTGGATCCGTGTCGAGCAGATCGGCGCGGCCTGCCACACCGGCCGCCGGTCCTGCTTCTACCGCAAGGTCGAGGCCGAGGGCGGCGGCGCCAAGCTGGTCTTTGTCGATGCGGACAGGTTGTTCGATCCGGACGCCGTCTACAAGAAATAG
- the folE gene encoding GTP cyclohydrolase I FolE, producing the protein MDATIKSIRPGKPSDRQPESRPAELDPAEFLAAAVRADQPRPARAEAEAAVKTLLAYIGENTAREGLLDTPRRVVEAFDELYQGYHQCPAEVLDRTFGETAGYDDFVLVRDIEFTSQCEHHMMPFYGKAHIAYTPVERVVGLSKLARLTDIFARRLQTQEHMTAQIAAAIDEILKPRGVAVLIEAEHTCMSVRGVAKHGASTFTSRFTGMFRDNPAEQARFLSLVRGTTR; encoded by the coding sequence ATGGACGCTACGATCAAATCCATCCGCCCGGGCAAGCCCTCCGACCGCCAACCCGAGAGCCGCCCGGCTGAGCTTGACCCTGCCGAATTCCTCGCGGCCGCCGTCCGCGCCGACCAGCCGCGCCCCGCGCGCGCAGAGGCGGAAGCGGCGGTGAAGACGCTGCTCGCCTATATCGGCGAGAACACCGCGCGCGAAGGCTTGCTCGACACGCCGCGCCGTGTGGTCGAGGCCTTCGACGAGCTCTATCAGGGCTACCACCAGTGCCCGGCCGAGGTGCTCGACCGCACCTTCGGCGAGACGGCCGGCTATGACGACTTCGTGCTGGTGCGCGACATCGAGTTCACCTCGCAGTGCGAGCATCACATGATGCCGTTCTACGGCAAGGCGCACATCGCCTATACGCCGGTGGAACGCGTCGTCGGCCTGTCGAAGCTTGCGCGCCTGACCGACATCTTCGCCCGCAGGCTCCAGACCCAGGAGCACATGACGGCGCAGATCGCGGCGGCCATCGACGAGATCCTCAAGCCCCGCGGCGTTGCCGTGCTGATCGAGGCCGAGCATACCTGCATGTCGGTGCGAGGCGTTGCCAAGCATGGTGCCTCGACCTTCACCAGCCGCTTCACTGGCATGTTCCGCGACAATCCGGCGGAGCAAGCACGTTTCCTGTCCCTGGTGCGAGGCACGACGCGCTGA
- a CDS encoding iron-sulfur cluster assembly scaffold protein: MLNDIYNKRIIELAGNIPRLGRLPDPDATATAHSKLCGSTVKIDLKMEGDKVTDFAHDVKACALGQASSSIMASRVVGSTASELRELRETVRKMLKENGAPPEGKWEEIKFLEPVRDYKARHASTLLTFDAVVDAIGQIEAKAKQPAAAQG; encoded by the coding sequence ATGCTGAACGACATCTATAACAAGCGGATCATCGAACTGGCCGGGAATATTCCACGCCTCGGACGGCTGCCGGACCCCGACGCCACTGCCACCGCCCACTCCAAATTGTGCGGCTCGACCGTGAAGATCGACCTCAAGATGGAGGGCGACAAGGTCACCGACTTCGCCCATGACGTGAAGGCCTGTGCCCTCGGACAAGCCTCTTCATCCATCATGGCAAGTCGCGTCGTCGGCTCGACCGCGAGCGAACTCCGCGAGTTACGCGAAACCGTTCGCAAGATGCTCAAGGAGAACGGCGCGCCTCCTGAAGGCAAATGGGAAGAGATCAAGTTCCTCGAGCCGGTCCGCGACTACAAGGCGCGACACGCCTCGACCCTCCTGACCTTCGATGCCGTGGTCGATGCCATCGGCCAGATCGAGGCGAAAGCCAAGCAGCCGGCCGCGGCGCAGGGCTGA
- a CDS encoding COG3904 family protein, whose amino-acid sequence MRLLNSLDRRGWLLLGAAALGAALFGAVATTGTTAHAGAALEERKLPMKFNWVACDPNCRGWVSAVGIITADTPRDFEEFSRGRQLGGATVVLDSSGGSVNDAITLGRRFRNLGLSTTVGISVQNRSGQSARPAVAPEAYCESMCVFLLLAGKKRYVPEAAHVRVHQIWMGDRADDAKAASYSAQDLMIVERDIGRLAKYTFDMGGAGDLLSLALSVPPWEDLHELDAGELKLTNLVTTNLVADVLPHVDVAAPAVAELAPKTQARFGAEAEPQPVKSTKTAEALVPTGAAQSAGSQK is encoded by the coding sequence TTGAGACTTCTGAACTCCCTCGACCGTCGCGGCTGGTTGTTGCTTGGGGCAGCCGCGCTTGGCGCCGCGCTCTTCGGAGCTGTCGCCACGACCGGCACAACGGCTCATGCTGGTGCCGCCCTCGAAGAGCGCAAGCTGCCGATGAAGTTCAACTGGGTCGCCTGCGACCCGAACTGCCGCGGCTGGGTCAGCGCGGTCGGCATCATCACCGCAGATACGCCGAGGGATTTCGAGGAGTTTTCGCGCGGACGCCAGCTTGGCGGCGCGACCGTGGTGCTCGACTCCAGCGGCGGTTCCGTCAACGACGCGATCACGCTCGGCCGGCGCTTCCGCAATCTTGGACTTTCGACCACCGTCGGCATCAGCGTTCAGAACCGCAGCGGGCAGTCGGCCCGTCCGGCGGTTGCGCCCGAAGCCTATTGCGAATCCATGTGCGTGTTCCTGCTGCTGGCCGGCAAGAAGCGCTACGTGCCGGAAGCAGCTCACGTCCGGGTCCACCAGATCTGGATGGGCGATCGTGCCGACGATGCCAAGGCGGCGAGCTACAGCGCGCAGGACCTGATGATCGTGGAGCGCGACATCGGCCGGCTCGCCAAATACACGTTCGATATGGGCGGCGCCGGCGACCTGCTCTCGCTCGCGCTCAGCGTGCCGCCGTGGGAAGATCTGCACGAGCTGGATGCTGGCGAGCTGAAGCTCACCAATCTCGTGACCACCAATCTGGTGGCCGACGTGCTGCCGCATGTGGACGTCGCGGCGCCCGCGGTGGCGGAACTTGCACCGAAGACGCAGGCGAGGTTCGGTGCGGAAGCGGAACCGCAGCCCGTCAAATCGACCAAGACGGCGGAAGCCTTGGTGCCGACCGGTGCGGCGCAAAGCGCAGGCTCGCAAAAGTAG
- the yidD gene encoding membrane protein insertion efficiency factor YidD, with translation MKHSTCEHCSTPIEGALRLPRRFGRALIWLYRHTLSPLVGYNCRHLPTCSVYGDEAIERFGLWAGGWMTLARLLRCNPFGTSGIDNVPLSAPQGARWYLPWRYGRWRGVNAS, from the coding sequence ATGAAGCATTCAACCTGCGAGCACTGTTCCACTCCCATCGAGGGCGCGCTCCGGCTCCCGCGCCGATTCGGCCGCGCACTGATCTGGCTCTACCGCCACACGCTCTCGCCGCTGGTCGGCTACAATTGCCGGCACCTGCCGACGTGCTCGGTCTATGGCGACGAGGCGATCGAACGGTTCGGGCTGTGGGCCGGCGGCTGGATGACGCTCGCGCGATTGCTTCGCTGCAATCCTTTCGGCACATCGGGAATCGACAACGTGCCCCTCAGCGCACCGCAAGGCGCGCGCTGGTATCTGCCTTGGCGCTATGGCAGGTGGCGCGGCGTCAACGCATCCTGA
- a CDS encoding APC family permease: MTASDAGPAPWTGRLTGGPGVSVLVATAIVVADMIGVGVFTSLGFQVKDIPSGFSILLLWTIGGIVALCGVFSYSELGAMFPRSSGEYNFLGRAYHPAFGFLAGWVSATVGFAAPVALAAMAFGEYAKSVVPDLPPIPLAIGVVWLVSIVQLTGVRHSSTFQLISTILKVVLIVAFLLAGFVIGTPQPIVFTPQPGDLAHIVSAPFAIGLVFVMYSFSGWNAATYIIGEMNMPQRDLPRALLAGTLIVLVLYVALNAVFLYSTPVSALAGQLDVASVAGSAIFGSLGGRIVGAMICVGLISSISAMMWIGPRVMMTMGEDIPALRVFSKRSVSGAPAYAILFQLAVANLLLFTRSFEAVLDFIQFALLFCSFFTVAGVVKLRITDPDLPRPYRAWGYPFTPLVFLLVTAFMMYYLLTERPVQSLAGMLLMLSGLLIYAVFRRRPVAAGTSSHRE; encoded by the coding sequence ATGACGGCATCAGATGCGGGACCCGCACCTTGGACCGGCCGGCTGACGGGCGGGCCGGGGGTCTCCGTTCTGGTCGCAACCGCCATCGTCGTTGCCGACATGATCGGGGTCGGCGTCTTCACCAGCCTCGGCTTCCAGGTCAAGGACATCCCGTCCGGCTTCTCGATCCTGTTGCTCTGGACCATCGGCGGCATCGTCGCGCTGTGCGGGGTGTTCTCCTACAGCGAGCTCGGCGCCATGTTTCCGCGCTCGAGCGGCGAGTACAATTTCCTCGGCCGCGCCTATCATCCCGCCTTCGGCTTTCTCGCCGGCTGGGTCTCGGCGACGGTTGGCTTCGCAGCGCCCGTCGCGCTCGCGGCGATGGCGTTCGGCGAATACGCGAAATCGGTCGTCCCCGATCTGCCGCCGATCCCGCTTGCCATCGGCGTGGTGTGGCTGGTCTCGATCGTGCAATTGACCGGCGTCAGGCACTCATCGACCTTCCAGCTGATCTCGACCATCCTCAAGGTCGTGCTGATCGTCGCCTTCCTGCTCGCCGGCTTCGTCATCGGCACGCCGCAGCCGATTGTCTTCACGCCACAGCCGGGTGATCTCGCGCATATCGTCAGCGCACCCTTCGCGATTGGCCTCGTCTTCGTGATGTACTCGTTCTCGGGCTGGAATGCCGCGACCTACATCATCGGCGAGATGAACATGCCGCAGCGCGATCTGCCGCGCGCGCTGCTCGCGGGCACGCTGATCGTGCTGGTTCTGTACGTCGCGCTGAACGCGGTGTTTCTCTATTCCACGCCGGTCAGTGCGCTGGCCGGCCAGCTCGACGTTGCCAGCGTCGCCGGTAGCGCGATCTTCGGCAGCCTCGGCGGCCGGATCGTCGGTGCGATGATCTGCGTCGGCCTGATCTCCTCGATCAGCGCGATGATGTGGATCGGCCCGCGCGTGATGATGACGATGGGCGAGGACATTCCGGCCCTGCGCGTGTTCTCGAAGCGATCGGTGAGCGGCGCGCCGGCCTATGCCATCCTGTTTCAGCTTGCCGTCGCCAATCTGCTGCTGTTCACGCGCAGCTTCGAGGCGGTGCTCGACTTCATCCAGTTCGCGCTGCTGTTCTGCTCGTTCTTCACGGTCGCCGGCGTCGTCAAGCTGCGCATCACCGATCCCGACCTGCCGCGGCCCTATCGCGCCTGGGGATACCCGTTCACGCCGCTCGTTTTCCTGCTCGTGACCGCGTTCATGATGTACTACCTGTTGACCGAGCGGCCGGTGCAGTCGCTGGCGGGGATGCTGCTCATGCTCTCGGGCCTGTTGATCTATGCTGTTTTCCGCAGGCGGCCGGTCGCCGCTGGTACGTCATCACACCGCGAATAG
- a CDS encoding alpha/beta hydrolase encodes MVGAAPKLRADIRADRTLSGARSAALRIALVSALVPLSLTLVQCGRAPNPAALAANSQANVQIVAKTNPQVASSDTFEDRFPAPQFKERFPSASESLLQRQMSDFSPKRAVQQQPQPEQAPYKVASLAPQIPYQRPAREDLTTLVSMKSSAFPYFGNNPASDAPFLNISKGDRRGHRSYSGRVYWQDETYSDSRVLMHVPEHFDVRKPGVIVVFFHGNGATLERDVRDRQLVPQQVTDSGANAILLAPQMAVDAADSSAGKFWQAGGLKRFMEESAAHLARLTGDPNNARAFANMPIVIVGYSGGFLPTAWSLEVGGISDRVRGVVLLDAVYGEMDKFASWIESHRSGFFVSSYTRYTARRDRELMSMLRQKGISVSEDMDGPLRPGSVVFVETGDGITHRDYVTRAWTRDPLKDVLVKMSATPSLALTRVASTNPAASSR; translated from the coding sequence ATGGTCGGGGCCGCTCCGAAATTGAGAGCTGACATTCGTGCTGATCGGACGCTGTCCGGCGCGCGCAGTGCTGCGCTCCGGATCGCGCTGGTCTCAGCCTTGGTGCCGCTGTCGCTCACGCTGGTTCAATGCGGCAGGGCCCCCAACCCGGCGGCGCTCGCGGCGAACTCGCAGGCCAACGTCCAAATCGTCGCGAAGACCAATCCTCAGGTCGCAAGCAGCGACACGTTCGAGGATCGCTTCCCCGCCCCGCAATTCAAGGAGCGCTTCCCGTCGGCGAGCGAGAGTCTTCTGCAACGGCAGATGTCGGACTTCTCGCCCAAACGCGCCGTCCAGCAGCAGCCTCAGCCGGAGCAGGCGCCGTACAAGGTCGCCTCACTCGCACCGCAAATCCCCTACCAGCGTCCGGCACGTGAAGACCTGACGACACTCGTCAGCATGAAATCGTCGGCCTTCCCCTATTTTGGCAACAACCCCGCCTCCGACGCGCCATTCCTCAACATCTCCAAGGGCGATCGCCGCGGCCACCGCAGCTATTCCGGGCGCGTCTACTGGCAGGACGAGACTTACAGCGACAGCCGCGTGCTGATGCACGTGCCCGAGCATTTCGACGTGCGCAAGCCGGGCGTGATCGTGGTGTTCTTCCACGGCAACGGCGCAACGCTGGAGCGCGACGTGCGCGACCGCCAACTGGTACCGCAGCAGGTCACCGATTCCGGCGCCAACGCCATCCTGCTGGCGCCGCAGATGGCGGTCGATGCCGCCGATTCCAGCGCCGGCAAGTTCTGGCAGGCGGGCGGCCTCAAGCGCTTCATGGAAGAGTCGGCGGCCCATCTAGCCCGGCTCACCGGCGATCCCAACAACGCCCGCGCCTTCGCCAACATGCCGATCGTGATCGTCGGCTATAGCGGCGGCTTCCTGCCGACGGCCTGGAGCCTCGAGGTCGGCGGCATCAGCGACCGCGTCCGCGGCGTCGTCCTGCTCGATGCCGTCTACGGCGAAATGGACAAGTTCGCCTCCTGGATCGAGAGCCACCGCTCCGGCTTCTTCGTCAGCTCCTACACCCGCTACACCGCGCGGCGCGACCGCGAGCTGATGAGCATGTTGCGGCAAAAGGGCATCAGCGTCTCCGAGGACATGGACGGGCCACTCCGTCCCGGCAGCGTGGTGTTCGTCGAAACCGGCGACGGCATCACGCATCGTGATTATGTGACGCGCGCCTGGACCCGGGACCCGCTCAAGGACGTGCTGGTGAAGATGTCGGCGACGCCGTCGTTGGCGCTGACGCGCGTTGCGTCCACCAATCCAGCCGCATCGAGCCGCTAG
- a CDS encoding GrlR family regulatory protein: protein MRQGLYKVDFHTVHGTGCGVVYVTDGKMRGGNSAFAFIGTYIGEGDSIKVKISTQRYNDDPSFKPLFGHDRITLTLAGRTATRRNSKAPRCRCRALPSGPCSAGSATSRPASRPRLLIFRY from the coding sequence GTGCGTCAGGGACTCTACAAGGTCGACTTCCACACGGTTCATGGAACCGGCTGCGGCGTCGTCTATGTGACGGATGGCAAGATGCGCGGCGGCAATTCCGCCTTCGCTTTCATCGGGACCTACATCGGCGAAGGCGACAGCATCAAGGTCAAGATTTCGACCCAGCGCTACAACGACGATCCGTCCTTCAAGCCGCTGTTCGGGCACGACAGGATCACGCTGACGCTGGCCGGCCGGACGGCGACACGGCGGAATTCGAAGGCACCGCGCTGCAGGTGCCGGGCGTTGCCTTCAGGGCCGTGCTCAGCCGGATCAGCGACTAGCCGTCCGGCTTCCAGACCTCGGCTCTTGATCTTCAGGTATTGA
- a CDS encoding MFS transporter: protein MENPPVAGRFTPTALMLGNLVTGCSVLAPAGMLPELSTGLGITIHAAGLLITFGAITLCIGSPLTAWLTSRIERRTLLATTLAVLALGNLASAFAPDYTSLLIIRLLMLAVGALYTPQAAGTAALIVPVKRRGSTIAYIFLGWSLAAAVGLPLITFIASRYGWRAAYGGIGALGCISFLLLLLRLPAGLKGTPVDLKTWSAVGRSRTILLLLAITMLQMSGQFVVFTFMGPLLKKLTEASPDAIGMVFGIYGVCGFLGVVIATRIVDTWGPYRTSLLFTCLLLAGITGWALGAGSLVLMALAVAIWGLGFASTNSMQQVRLVAAAPPLASATVALNTSVLYVGQAVGSAIGGLLFARELLHPLGFVAVGFVVLALILVVLTRPRPAAATTA, encoded by the coding sequence ATGGAAAATCCGCCCGTGGCCGGCCGTTTCACGCCAACCGCCCTGATGCTCGGCAATCTCGTCACCGGCTGCTCGGTGCTGGCGCCGGCGGGCATGCTGCCGGAATTGTCAACCGGGCTCGGCATCACCATCCATGCTGCGGGGCTCCTGATCACCTTCGGCGCGATTACGCTGTGCATCGGCTCGCCGCTGACGGCGTGGCTGACCAGCCGCATCGAGCGGCGGACGCTGCTTGCGACCACGCTTGCGGTGCTCGCCCTTGGCAATCTCGCCTCGGCATTTGCCCCTGACTACACGAGCCTGCTCATCATTCGCCTGCTGATGCTGGCGGTCGGCGCGCTCTACACGCCGCAGGCTGCGGGCACGGCGGCGCTGATCGTGCCGGTGAAGCGGCGCGGCAGCACCATCGCCTACATCTTTCTCGGCTGGTCGTTAGCTGCGGCCGTCGGTCTTCCGCTGATCACTTTCATCGCCAGCCGCTATGGCTGGCGCGCGGCCTATGGCGGGATCGGCGCGCTCGGTTGCATCAGCTTCCTGTTGTTGTTGCTGCGCCTGCCGGCGGGCCTGAAGGGCACGCCTGTTGACCTGAAGACCTGGAGCGCGGTCGGCCGCAGCAGGACGATCCTGCTGCTGCTTGCGATCACGATGCTGCAAATGTCCGGTCAGTTTGTGGTGTTCACCTTCATGGGTCCGCTGCTCAAGAAGCTGACCGAGGCGAGCCCGGATGCAATCGGCATGGTGTTCGGCATCTACGGCGTTTGCGGTTTCCTCGGCGTCGTCATCGCGACCCGCATCGTCGACACCTGGGGGCCCTATCGGACGTCGTTGCTGTTCACCTGCCTGCTGCTTGCAGGCATCACCGGCTGGGCGCTCGGCGCGGGGAGCCTGGTGTTGATGGCGCTCGCGGTCGCGATCTGGGGCCTCGGCTTTGCCTCGACCAATTCGATGCAGCAAGTGCGGCTGGTCGCGGCTGCGCCGCCGCTCGCATCGGCGACCGTCGCGCTCAACACCTCCGTCCTCTATGTCGGCCAGGCTGTCGGCTCCGCCATCGGCGGGCTGCTGTTCGCCCGCGAACTGCTGCATCCGCTTGGTTTCGTCGCGGTCGGCTTCGTCGTCCTGGCGCTGATCCTCGTGGTTCTGACCCGACCCCGGCCGGCTGCTGCCACCACGGCCTGA